The Candidatus Krumholzibacteriia bacterium genome contains a region encoding:
- a CDS encoding Gldg family protein — translation MQRRLLILVAAGVLLLGAAALLSLARGGAGGWSTGFLAGGGLVWSLAVVLSWRDLTRHLSKRSTRYGMNAVVLSFLVGVILLLVTTLGSRHSWRRDLSSTGEYTLSEKTLNVLQGLHRDIDIYVYYERDAREAVRDLLTEYSRRNRGLRIRLEDMNKNPELAERFGVHEMGTLVFDAGDKALRLRTFGEEDITNALIKVSRPGQKKIYFLSGHGEKDPVEKGISGYSAAATALQRENYLTAKLQLTEARVVPEDCDVLVVPGAKSGLLDQEIEAVQRYLQRGGRVFCLFDPLFLSNLEGWVGRWGVQVGNDRVVDPSPTGQLLNRGPQTPLVNRYGVHPITKQFVQPTYFQNVRSVRRLQLYGGNAETASLAFTSPESWAESDLLSSKVGFDASDLAGPVSVAMAVRLDVAGLHPELEPAVSHRPGQPLRSGEDLQSAGGASGTEARLVVCGDSDFASNQSFNDMGNGNLFLNAVAWLAEDEDLIAVRHQQGQVRAVAMTVAQVRLLNVLAIIVLPVVVFAAGLAATLHRRARG, via the coding sequence ATGCAACGCCGTCTCCTCATCCTCGTCGCCGCCGGTGTGCTCCTTCTCGGTGCGGCGGCACTGCTGTCCCTGGCCCGGGGTGGCGCCGGCGGCTGGAGTACCGGTTTCCTCGCCGGTGGCGGCCTGGTGTGGTCGCTGGCGGTGGTACTCTCCTGGCGCGACCTCACCCGGCACCTGAGCAAGCGCTCGACGCGCTACGGCATGAACGCCGTGGTTCTTTCCTTCCTGGTGGGAGTGATCCTCCTCCTGGTCACCACCCTCGGGAGCCGTCACTCCTGGAGGCGCGACCTCTCTTCCACCGGCGAGTACACCCTGTCGGAGAAGACGCTGAACGTGCTGCAAGGGCTGCACCGGGACATCGACATCTATGTCTACTACGAGCGCGACGCCCGCGAGGCGGTGCGCGACCTGCTCACCGAGTACTCCCGGCGCAACCGCGGCTTGCGCATCCGCCTGGAAGACATGAACAAGAATCCCGAGCTGGCCGAGCGCTTCGGCGTCCACGAGATGGGAACCCTGGTCTTCGACGCCGGCGACAAGGCGCTCAGGCTCCGCACCTTCGGCGAGGAGGACATCACCAACGCGCTCATCAAGGTGTCGCGGCCGGGGCAGAAGAAGATCTACTTCCTCTCCGGTCACGGCGAGAAGGACCCGGTGGAGAAGGGCATCTCGGGCTATTCCGCCGCGGCCACCGCGCTGCAGCGGGAAAACTACCTCACCGCGAAGCTGCAGTTGACCGAGGCCCGGGTGGTGCCGGAGGACTGCGACGTCCTCGTGGTGCCCGGCGCCAAGTCGGGGCTCTTGGATCAGGAGATCGAGGCGGTGCAGCGCTACCTGCAGCGCGGCGGCCGCGTCTTCTGTCTCTTCGACCCGCTCTTCCTCAGCAATCTCGAGGGCTGGGTGGGGCGCTGGGGCGTGCAGGTGGGCAACGACCGGGTGGTGGACCCGAGCCCCACCGGGCAGCTCCTCAATCGCGGGCCGCAGACGCCGCTGGTCAACCGCTACGGCGTGCACCCGATCACCAAGCAGTTCGTCCAGCCCACCTACTTCCAGAACGTGCGCTCCGTGCGGCGCCTGCAGCTCTACGGCGGCAATGCCGAGACCGCTTCCTTGGCTTTCACCAGCCCCGAGAGCTGGGCCGAGTCGGACCTGCTGAGCTCGAAGGTGGGTTTCGATGCCAGCGACCTCGCCGGACCGGTGTCGGTCGCCATGGCGGTGCGGCTCGATGTGGCCGGTTTGCACCCGGAGCTGGAGCCGGCGGTGTCGCATCGTCCCGGCCAGCCGCTGCGCAGCGGCGAGGACCTGCAAAGCGCCGGGGGAGCCAGCGGCACCGAGGCGCGCCTCGTCGTCTGCGGCGATTCCGATTTCGCCAGCAACCAGAGCTTCAACGACATGGGCAATGGCAACCTCTTCCTCAACGCCGTCGCCTGGCTCGCCGAGGACGAGGACCTGATCGCCGTGCGCCACCAGCAGGGACAGGTGCGCGCCGTGGCGATGACGGTGGCGCAGGTACGTCTGCTCAACGTCCTCGCCATCATCGTGCTCCCTGTCGTCGTCTTCGCGGCGGGGTTGGCAGCCACGTTGCACCGCCGCGCCCGCGGCTGA
- a CDS encoding DUF4340 domain-containing protein, which yields MRFRATLAALVLALGLGGYVFWQQRRDRQAVQERAALARLLPVQPAEVVRLGFAYGDSRIGLERREAGWVLVEPVSANCEPEAVASFLDTLAAARQEDNLGQGELIRYGLDHPAALVRIETQTGARHELRCGRINPLQTLVYVQVDGGDDVLLTTSALLSGALTSAFGWRDKRMIDVPSDSVALLRFNTLNAGNLVVRRDPTAGWVTEGPVAWRVDPVRLRGLLLQLTGLRGIGVAAEDKEDPLRFGLGHRKLSVVLEGRNGQVLGDLVLGFAFSEGGYYAVVPDKPEVFEVEGQMVESMVSLVQQPRDRRIFPPFDPAAVTRLEVKAPADTFVLQRHGLQDWKVVASDKVDSTFALDPGRVQALLEQMATLEVTEFPEKQPALVQLVPPQWSVDLYGDNGLLAGLRIGRRDPRGGVNVVAQGLGDRATFLLAPTVLINLPFDLERLGTGEIEVPVDSQRG from the coding sequence ATGCGCTTCCGCGCCACCTTGGCGGCTCTCGTCCTGGCCCTCGGCCTCGGCGGCTACGTCTTCTGGCAGCAGCGGCGCGACCGGCAGGCGGTGCAGGAGCGCGCCGCGCTGGCGCGGCTCCTGCCCGTGCAGCCCGCCGAGGTGGTGCGCCTGGGGTTCGCCTATGGCGACAGCCGCATCGGCCTGGAGCGACGCGAAGCGGGCTGGGTCCTCGTCGAGCCGGTCTCGGCCAACTGCGAGCCCGAGGCGGTGGCGAGCTTCCTCGACACGCTGGCAGCGGCGCGGCAGGAAGACAATCTCGGCCAGGGCGAGCTCATCCGCTATGGCCTCGACCACCCGGCGGCGCTGGTGCGCATCGAGACCCAGACGGGGGCCCGCCATGAACTGCGCTGCGGGCGCATCAATCCCCTGCAGACCCTGGTGTACGTCCAGGTGGACGGCGGCGACGACGTGCTCCTCACCACCTCGGCGCTCTTGAGCGGCGCCCTCACCAGCGCCTTCGGCTGGCGCGACAAGCGCATGATCGACGTGCCGTCGGACAGCGTGGCCCTGCTGCGCTTCAACACCCTCAATGCGGGGAATCTCGTGGTGCGGCGCGATCCGACCGCGGGCTGGGTCACCGAGGGGCCGGTGGCCTGGCGCGTCGATCCCGTGCGCCTGCGCGGCTTGCTGCTCCAGCTCACTGGCTTGCGCGGCATCGGCGTGGCGGCGGAGGACAAGGAAGATCCCCTCCGCTTCGGCCTCGGCCACCGCAAGTTGAGCGTCGTCCTCGAAGGCCGGAACGGACAGGTCCTCGGCGATCTGGTGCTGGGCTTCGCCTTCAGCGAGGGCGGCTACTACGCCGTGGTGCCCGACAAGCCCGAGGTCTTCGAGGTGGAAGGGCAGATGGTGGAGAGCATGGTGTCTCTCGTCCAGCAACCCCGGGACCGGCGGATCTTCCCGCCCTTCGATCCGGCGGCGGTGACCAGGCTGGAAGTCAAGGCGCCGGCGGACACCTTCGTTCTGCAACGGCACGGCCTGCAGGATTGGAAGGTGGTGGCGAGCGACAAGGTGGATTCCACCTTCGCCCTCGATCCGGGACGGGTGCAAGCGCTCCTGGAGCAGATGGCGACGCTGGAGGTGACGGAGTTCCCCGAGAAGCAACCGGCGCTGGTGCAGCTGGTGCCGCCGCAGTGGAGCGTCGATCTCTACGGCGACAACGGGCTCCTCGCCGGTCTGCGCATCGGACGGCGCGATCCCCGGGGTGGCGTGAACGTGGTCGCGCAAGGCCTCGGGGACCGCGCCACCTTCCTGCTGGCGCCGACGGTGCTCATCAATCTGCCCTTCGATCTCGAGCGGCTCGGAACCGGCGAGATCGAGGTGCCGGTGGATTCCCAGCGCGGCTAG